The Cellvibrio polysaccharolyticus genomic interval TGGCCAGAAGAATAAAAATCCAGGATTGTGCAGCCATTAACGTGGCTCCTTGGTTTCGGTATCAGTGTCGGAAGTGGCTTCAGGTTGTTGCAGCAAGACAGCAAGGCGCTCCTGCTCTTTGGCAGAAAGCGGTTTGGCAGGCCCTTCTACCAAGGCAACCTGACGACGCTGCCGGACGATAACAATCAAAATGATGATGGCGGCAACCACCAGAAACAACGGGCCAAACCATAAGAGAAATGTTGATGCGGTCAGGCGCGGCTTATACAAAATATATTCGCCGTAACGCTCAACCATAAAATCAACAATTTCCTTGTCCGATCGGCCATCGGTAATCAGCTCGTGCAGCTCGCGGCGCAAATCGGTAGCAATAGGAGAATCGGAACCGGAGAGGTTTTGATTTTGACATTTGGGACAACGCAACTCGTCAATAAAGTTTTGGTAGCGTGCGCGCTGCACGTCGTTGTCGAATTCGTAGACATCAATGGCCGCCTGAGCGGTCAATGCCAGCAATCCTGAGAACAGCAAAATAGCTGCTCGAAAAAAAACGCCAGACATAAGTATCACCCCGAAAAAATGTGCCAGCAGTATATCAAAGCAGATCCTGATGCGGTCGAATCTGTATGATCCGCCTCATTCCAAAAAAATTGCACACTATTTCGCCAAAAGCATTTTTTTATATAAAAACCGAAAATAAATATTGACGTGTCGTTTTGTTTCATTAGAATACGCACCACTTACCGGGCGGTTAGCTCAGTTGGTAGAGCAATGCCCTTACAAGGCATGGGTCACAAGTTCGAGTCTTGTACCGCCCACCACTTTCACTCAAAAAGTAAAAGTGTATCTCTGCGGACCGGTAGTTCAGTTGGTTAGAATGCCGGCCTGTCACGCCGGAGGTCGCGGGTTCGAGCCCCGTCCGGTCCGCCACTTAAGTAGGGCTTACGCCCATAAGAAAGCCCCTGATCGGGGCTTTTTTTATGCCTGTAATTTCTTACCTTCCTATTTTTTACCTTTCTATGGCGGCCACCACAAGGTCACCGCTATAAAACACCTCTCTGCCGCTTGTCACGCATGCTCGCTGCGCTCTTCCTCTTCCTGCGGTGGCTCGCTGTTAATTTTCTTCCACGCGTAGTAGCCCAAATAAGCCACTACCGCGCAACACACCAGTAAAACCACCAGGCTTGAAATAACAGCAATATCGATATACATGACGCTTCTCCTGAAAATTTGTCAGGCTTCAGTCTATCGATGGCATGAAAAGTGTTTTTGACAGGAATCAAGAAATGCTTTTTTGAAAGACCGCTAAACAGGAGATATCAAAAAAATAAGAAACTACCAAGGCTGCATGTCTGCGCGGGACTGCAGCAGGCATAAAACCCTGGTAATTAATATTAGCAGGACGGTGTAATACCGGGGTTCAACACATTGGGCAGCAATGCACCGGTGCCGCGAAGACCGCAATAACCACCCGGATTTTTATGCAAATACTGCTGATGTTCCACCTCGGCATAATAAAACGCGGGCGCAGGTAGAATTTCTGTGGTGATTTCACCAAGACCGGCAGCACTCAGCGCTTGCTGATACTGATCACGGCTGGCGACCGCCTCTGCCTGCTGGGAATCCGAAAAGGTGTAAATGCCCGAGCGGTATTGTGTACCGCGATCATTCCCCTGGCGCATTCCCTGTGTCGGGTCATGGGCTTCCCAGAAAACTTTCAACAGTTGCGTAAAGCTGGTGATGCCCGGATCAAACACCACCAGCACCACTTCGTTATGACCGGTACGGCCTGTGCAAACTTCTTCATACCAGGGGTTCGGCGTAAAGCCGGCAGCATAACCCACGGCGGTGGTGTAAACGCCGGGTTGCTGCCAAAAGCGGCGTTCTGCCCCCCAGAAGCAGCCCAGCCCAAAAAGTACCTGCTGCAGCCCTGCAGGAAACGGCGGCTGCAAGGGAGCATGGTTAACCGCGTGCTGATTATGAATTTTCATCGCTTCGTTACGACCGCGTAGCGCGTTACTCGCGTCCGGCATTACAGATTTGTCGTTGAAAAACATCGTTATCCGCCTCGGTTATCTCTGCTGTGGTACATGGATCAGAACCAGCGTTGAAGGTTCAACCTTTCCCACCAGGTCATTAACAAACGGTCTGCGGCGGACTGCGCCGCGAGGCCAAATTTTTCCTGAATGGATTTTTTGACGGTGAATTCAACTTCATAGATATTTGCCGTTTCGCTAAGCGTCAGCAGATATTCATCACTGGTTTTAATTTCATCAACCAATGCCACTTCCAGCGCGCGCTTGCCGAACCACACTTCGCCGGTGGCCACTTTTTCAATGTCTACCGCCGGACGGTGGCTGCTGACAAACTCCTTGAACAGCTCATGTGTATCTTCAATATCTTCCTTGAATTTCTCTTTGGCCTTGGGCGTATTTTCGCCCAGCATGGTTACCGTGCGCTTGTATTCGCCCGCGGTAAACATCTCATAATCAATGTCATTTTTTTTCAGCAGCTTGTGGAAATTGGGCAGCTGCGCGACCACACCGATTGAACCCAGCACCGCAAAAGGAGCGGCGAGAATTTTGTCGGCTACGCAAGCCATCATATAACCGCCGCTGGCGGCCACTTTATCTACGCAAACGGTCAGAGGAATTTTGCGATCGGTAAAGCGGGCCAATTGGCTGGACGCCAGACCATAGCTGTGCACCATGCCGCCGCCACTTTCTACCTTCACAACCACTTCATCAGCCGGTGTTGCCAGAGTTAATACAGCATTGATTTCCTCGCGCAAGTTATCGCACTCGGAGGCTTTGATATCGCCAACAAAATCCAGCACGAAAACGCGTTTTTTCTGCGCTGCGCCAGCAATATCTTCTGCTTTATCGGCATCGGTTGAAGCAGCCACTTGTTCCTGATTTTGTTTTGCTTTTTTCTTCTGTTCGGCGCGCTCGGCCTTGAGACGTTTTTTCTCTGCTTTGTCATGCAACTTCAGCGCCTCGGGGTCAAGCAAGGCCGCCTGCAATGAATCGCGCATCTCTTCAAATTTTTCGTTGAGATGATTAACTTCAATATGACCTTTATCGGCTTTGCGCCCTCGCCCGCTGGCGGAGACAATCATGATAACAATGGCACCAAAGGCAATGACTACCGTCACTGCTTTGGCAAAAAACAAACCGTAATTCGCTAAAAATTCCAACGGAAACCTCTATCAGTTATTTAAAAAATTATTGCCAACGATTAACCGCCGCTTCTGCGGCAGCATTCAAGGGACGTGCCAGCAAACCGGTGTGCGACAGCGAGACTTCATAAGCGGCTTTATCAGCCAGCGGCAAATAGGTCGCACTACCATAAACAGCATCTACCACCGGCAGCCAATCGGGGTGCTCATTGACCCAGCGCCAGGCATCAACACCGTAAAGGCTGTCGCCCAGTTGATACACGGTTCTCTCTGCAGACAGCTCCTGATCGAGACGGTAATAACGTCCGCTCAAGCGTTCGAGGCGATAGCCAGGATGTGCGCCAAAGCGTGCCAGATAACCCTTGAACTTCACCAGCCGGGCGTCCAGCTGCCATTGATCGCCGCGCAGTTTATAATGCTGCTCGTTGCCTTTGGCATCCACCAGCTTTACCTCGAAGTGCTGCGGTTCAATTTGGGTAAACGTGAGCGTCGCGACATTCTGTTCTTTTAGCGCCTGACTGTACCCGAGCAAATCCCAGGCGATAAGCCCGATAAAAACCGATACCGCCAGTAACGCAATACCAACCGTACCTTTTAGCCAGGCGGCAAACCAGGTATCACGAAACAATAACCGCAGCGCCTTGTAGGCGATGAACAAGGCGGGAACCAATACAATCAGCGCAATAAACGTGTAAAGCATAGGTAAGTCCGTGGGTTATTGGGGTTATTTAAAAGTCAGACAAGGTACCGGCAATAACCCGCACATCAGGTGCGCGCCAGACCTTGTCGCTGCTGAATAAAGTTGGCAATCAGTTGGCCCGATAGCGTAGCGGCGGACGGAATAGCTGGCAAGCCATCATAACGAAACCAATGCGCCTCCATAATTTCCACACCGTCTACCAGAATATCTCCTGACAAGTACTCACCGGTAAAACCCAGCATCAATTGACCGGGGAACGGCCATGGTTGGCTGGCAAAATACTGCACCGCCTGAATTTCGATACCGACTTCTTCACGCACTTCGCGGTGCACGGTATCTTCCGGGCGCTCACCCACCTCCACAAAACCGGCCAGCGCGCTGAACACCGGCCTGCTGGCACGGGCATGACGCGCCAGCAAACATTCATCGCCACGGGTAATGAGAGTGATGATGCAAGGTGACAGCCGGGGGTAAAAAGAAAGGTTGCAGGCATGGCAAACTTTCGCCCGCTCCTGCGGATCGGTTGTGGTGGGGCGACCACAGCGGCCACAAAATTGATGATCGCCGTACCAGCGTGAGATTTGCAAGGCGCGACCGGCCAACAGAAACATCTCTTCCGACACCAGCCCCAACTGGCTGCGCAGGGAATGCCACTCAAAACCCTCCGCCTGCCCTGCTCTGGCAACATCGACCACCCAGCAGGCTTTTTGGTCGAGATAACCGAGAAAATGTTGCTCCAGAACTACCGGCTCACTGGCCGCCAGTTCATGCTGTTCCAGCGGCCGCCAGCCAGCACCGGCCAGGCACAACAGCAGATTATCCAGTACCGGAATAAACAGCGCTTCGCCACTGATAATTAAAGGCTCTACGCCCGCAACAAAGGTCATCAATGCACCGCATAGCCTAATGCTTGCAAACTTTCCTCGGCAATTTGCAACACCGAGGTATCGGCCTGTTTATCGAGTTTGATGCTATCCAGGTAATATTCAAGGCTGATAATGGCATCGGCAAAAGTTTCCAGCAGATGCTGCACCGATGCCGGTTGATCATTCTGCAACAAACATTCGTCAATAAATTGCAAGCAGGCTGCTGCCACCGCGGTAGCGCGTGGCAAGCCGAGCACGAACATACCACCGCGCACTGTATCCAGTGTGCCGACAATGTTACGAATATGGCCTTTGTCAAAATTGGATTCAACAAATGCGGCCAGCGCACGCTTGACCATGGCAAGGCCGGACTCGGCCTCTTCGATAACCAGCATTTCAGCTTCAGCCAGATGGCTGCTGGCGATTACCTCATCGCGGGATGCATTATTGATGGCATGAAGTTTTTCGTCAGACAAGGTGGTTTTGCCCAATCCGGAGATCGCGCACTCTACATATAACAAGGTGTCGGCAAACACCGACAGGTCATCATTGGTAATCACCCGGGTATCTTGCCGCCAGTCGTTCAGGCGGGACATTTCAAGACGCAGCGCGTCTGCTGGCGAGGTTAATCCGATCATGCCGAGAATATCGGCCACTTTTTTCAGAATTTCATCGAGCTCCGGGGTTTCCCGGATCAACTCCGGACCGCCCTGCGCGGCGCGTTCCAGAATATTTTTTACGTTGCGCAGCTCATCGGTTAGCACACCAGCCATGGAGGTCATGGTATTGGCGCTGGGGCCTTGCAGCGATTCCATCTCCCGCACCAGTTCTTTTTCCGAATAACGGGTTACCGGTGCGCCAAAGGTTTTCAGCTCATTGATAACCTCGGGCAGCTCGCTGCGCGACAAAGACAGGATGTACAACATCTCGCGCAGCAGTTCAGACTCTACCGGACGTCCGGCAACCGCCTTGCCTTCAAACTGGAAGCGTTTGATCTCACGATCGATGGTGCTGAATAACAGTTTCCGGCTGCGGCTGATGCGCATGTCCTGATCGCGCACTACCGTGAGGGTAAGCCCCGCCATTTGCCACAGCGTTTGCAAACGAGCGCCTTCGGTGATGCGGGACAATCGCTCCAGTGCCCGGATCATCATCGTCAAAGTGGGTGCAACCCGCGCGCCCTGCAAGAGTTTAAGCAGACCGGTCTGGTACATATGACGCAAGCGTCGCACCAACTCGGGTAATTCGGCGGATTGCAAAACGGCCGAAGGCGAGCCGGAGGGTTCTGGCGATAGCGGCTCGAAACCGTAAAAATGACTTTCCGGCAAGTGCGTTGCACGGCGCGCAATGCGCAGGTCGTTGATCGCAGGAATCAGCAGCATTGCCATGCTGCGAGAGGTTTGTGAGCAGTATTCGAGATAGCGCGGCAGCACAAAAAAGGCAGAGCCCAACAAATCCAGATTGCGCTCATTGGCCTTGTCGGGGTCGGCAGCCATGGCCGATATGTGCTCCAGCAGTTCATCCGCCAGCAGGTCAATACCTTTTAGCTGAATCAGGTTGAGCGTACCGCGAATCTGGCGAATACCGTCCATACAATCCTGCAGCAATTGCTCATTACTGCGGTCATGGGTGTATTGCTCCAGCCGCTGGGCTGATTGTTCAATGGTGGCGACCAGTTCGTCCTGAACCATTTTCAGTGATGCAAGGTTAAGTGTTTCGTTACTACTCACAGAAGCTTCCTGATTTCAGTTGTCATTGACAGGATAGTCTTGTGGCCACAGCAATTGCCATCGCGACGCGCCCTGATCCTTCAGCCCGACTGGCGGGAGATTCGTTGAATTCTAATCGTTCCGGGGGCTCGGTGCTTGTGAAGAATGGCAAAGCCCTGGTTATTATTGTCTACCGCGACGCAATGTCGCGGTAAAACCTGCCGACTAAAGTAGCGCTTTGTAGCCCCCAAAGGCGCTATTGCGGCGTATCCGCCAGCCAAACGCATTGTCCGCCACTGCTTTTTTGAATTTGCGCCAGCTTTTCCTGGTGCGCTTCCAACTCGGCGGCGGTGGCCTGAATAACCGGCAAGCGGGCGCGATTGACATTCAAACGGCGAATACCGGCGCCGGAGTTGTTATCGCCCCCGTCTTTATCCTGATTGCCACCCAGCAATAAACTGGTTTGGCCGCCGGTCATCAGCAGATAAACGTCCGCAAGAATCTCGGCATCGAGTAATGCGCCGTGCAATTCACGCTGCGAGTTGTCCACGCCGTAGCGTTTACACAAAGCATCGAGGTTGTTTTTCTGGCCCGGGTGTTTACCGCGCGCCAGCGCCAGCGTGTCCACCACAGGGCAACGGGTTCTGAGCGAAGCCGCCTGCGGGTTGAGGCGCTTCAATTCGGCATCAATAAAGCCAATGTCGAAGGGCGCGTTGTGAATCACCAGCTCGGCATCGCCGATGAAATTCAAAAAATCATCAACAATACGGGAAAACACCGGCTTGTCTGCCAGCATATTATTGGTGATACCGTGCACTTCTATGGCGCCGGCGTCGATTTCCCGTTCGGGGTTGATGTACTGGTGGTAATGGCGGCCGGTAAGACGGCGGTTAAACAACTCGACGCCGCCGATTTCAATAATCCGGTGGCCCAGAGCCGGTTCAAGACCGGTGGTTTCCGTATCGAGTACGATTTGACGCATGGTTATCGGCCTTTCAATTCATCAATGCCACGGTTGGCAAGATCATCAGCAATCTGGTTTTCGCGGTGGCCACTATGACCCTTTACCCAATGCCATTCAACCTTGTGCCGCTGGTTTTGCTCATCCAGCCGCTGCCATAAATCGGCATTTTTTACCGGCGCCCGCGCTGCCGTACGCCAGCCGTTGCGTTTCCAACCCGCCAGCCATTCGGTAATACCTTTACGCACATATTGGGAGTCGGTCGTCAGCACCACCTCGCAAGACTCTTTGATCGCCGCCAGCCCTTCAATAGCGGCCATCAGTTCCATGCGGTTATTGGTGGTTTCGCGCTCGCCGCCGTAGAGGGATTTTTCGATCTCACCAAAGCGCAGCAAAGCGCCCCAGCCACCCGGCCCAGGGTTTCCGCGACAAGCGCCGTCGGTAAATAACTCAACTTTTTTCAATAGGGAATTCCTGACAATTTCAATAACGCTTGCTGGACGACAAGCCAAACGGATACAGAACGGCTATTGCATAATCAGTCGCGCGGACAGCCGGGTTTAAACATTTGTCGATAAACCGCAGGCAGCATCGATGACTTTTCACAACGGGAAATAATACGAATAACACCCGGGCTTACACCCACCGCGTTGTATTTTTTCCAGGCAGGTTTTAACAGCGGTGTTACCCCGGCGATGTCCTTGCGGGCAACAATTAAATAGTAGCTACCGGTCAACAGGCGCAGCTTTTTACCCCAGCGCTCCAGCCAGTGCAAATGTTTTAGCATACCCGGCGAGTGAACCGGCGGCCGGAAGAAGCCGCTTTCAATAGCTACCGGTTCAAAATCCAGCAGCTTTAACCAGTCGAGTACACGGTCAAGATGTAAGGATTGCCGCTGCCAGATCGACCGTTTGCTGAAGAATTGCATTACCCAGCGCGTCAACCCCATAAAACTGCGCGGGTTAAAGCCAATAATCACCAAATGCCCACGGGGAATAATCAGCCGCGCTGATTCTCGCAGCAGTTGGTGCGGGTTGGGGCTGAAGTCGAGCACATGGTGCAACACCGCAACATCAATGGTGCTATCAGGGAGCGGTAAATGATGGAAATCGGCCTGCGCCGAGGGCTTCTGTGCAACGGCATCGACCAACGGATGAAGGGAAAAACAGTGGGAAATACGGCTGGAAGCGCTGGCACCAAACGCCGGGTCAAGGCCCAGCTCCAGCAAAAAATAGCCGAACAGACATTGCAAGGCTTCGTTCAATTGCTGCTGTTCATCGGCCAGCAACTCTTTACCCAGGGTACCGGAAAACCACTCAATCATCTCCGGGATGGTATCCTCTGCGGGCTTAACAGGGGAATTTTCCGGTAAAAAGCCTTTCCAATGAAACTTGTCTTTATCTGGCATTAATCCAATCCCCGGCGCCGGCTCAGGCTATAAACAAATGGTTTTCCTAATTTCGGTACTTCAGACATGAGTAAAATCTACCGGGTTCCCGCCCTCGATACTAACTATATCTGGATCATTCAACCGGATACGGCACATGATCACGTCTGGATTATTGACCCGGGTGAGTCAGAGCCGGTGTTAAGGCTGCTGGCACAATTGAACCTCAAGCCGGTTGCCCTGCTGATTACCCACCACCATAAGGATCACACCGGCGGCATTGCCGGTATTCTCGATACCTACAATGTACCGGTTTACGGGCCTGAGTCCGAGCGTATCCCGCAAATCACCCATTATTTGCACGATGGAGATAGCTTCCATATTGAGCATCTGGCCGTTGATGTGATGGCCACACCAGGTCATACCCTCGATAGCCACTCTTATCTGGTGCATGCCGATGCAGGCCCCAACTGGCTGTTTTGCGGTGATGCCCTTTTCAGCGGCGGTTGCGGTCGTGTTTTTGAAGGCACGGCGGCGCAAGGGCTGGCAAGCTTGCGACGCCTTACCGTGCTGGATGATAGTACCTTGCTGTATTGCGGGCATGAATATACCCGACAAAATCTTATTTTTGCCCGTCATGTGGAACCGGACAACGAAATGGCAGGTCAACGTCTGGATAATATTGACCGCCAAATCGCCACCGAAGGTGCCAGTCTGCCGTCGAGCATCGGTTTGGAGAAACAGATCAATCCTTATTTAAGGCTGCATTCTGCCACGCTCCAGCGATCAATCGAGCACCATTTTGGTGAGAAAATCAGCGACGAGGTGGCGCTATTTGCACACTTGCGACGTTGGAAAGATCATTTTTAAACCACATTTTGCCGGATTTTTGGTTGACCCGATCCCCGCCAGTCCCTAGAATCCCCTCACCGGGCGTGAGCGTATTCGCCGAAAGGAATCTTATAATCCGAACTAAATCAACGTGATATATGAAAAAATTAATCCTGATTCCAGTTTCTTTATTAAGTGTTGTCCTTGCCAGCGGCTGCGCCATTCAATCTTCCCACCCCGACCCTGTTGACGGTTTTGTTTCTCTTGATGAAGCCATAGCGCCCAAAAAGAAGAAGAAAGCTCCGCTACAGAAAAAAATTGACGAACAGATTGCCCAGGCAACCGATACCACACCGGATATCTGGCAGCGCATCTCAAGCGGTTACGGGTTTCCCAAGGTTGATGATTCACGTTTGCAAAACCATCTGCGATGGTTCAGTAATAATCAGCAGTATATTGACCGATTTACCGAACGCAGCGAACTCTATATTCATTATGTTGTTTCCGAGCTTGAAGCGAACAACATGCCGCTGGAGCTGGCGTTACTGCCCATCATCGAAAGCTCCTACAACCCCTTCGCCTACTCCACCCATCACGCTGCCGGCATCTGGCAATTTGTACCAGGTACCGCAAAAAGTTTTGGCCTGGAAAAGAACAACTGGTATGACGGGCGACGCGATATTGTTGCCTCAACCGATGCCGCTATTCGCTACCTGCAATACCTGAACAACCTGTTCGATGGTGACTGGTTGCTGGCCATTGCGGCCTACAACGCCGGTGAAGGTACTATTCGACGCGCCATTGAAAAAAATGCCTCTGAAGGCAAAGCAACCGACTTCTGGTCTTTGCCATTGCCACCGCAAACCCAGGCTTATGTGCCGCAGCTGGTTGCACTTTCACGAATTATCGCCAAGCCGGAACGCTATGACCTGAAACTGGGCAGCATCCCGGATGACCCCTACTTTGTACCGGTTGATATCAACCGCCAGGTGAATCTGGCACAGCTGGCACGTCTCTCGGAAACCGATGCACAGGAACTGCAACAGCTAAATGCCGGCTACAGCCGCTGGTTAACCAACCCGTCTGGCCCGCATCAAATTCTGGTACCGGTTTCCACCGCCGATTCATTTATCCAGCATATTGAAACCTTGCCCGCCACCAAAAGCGGTTTTTACAAGGAATATAAAGTCGTCAGTGGCGATACGCTGGGCGCTATCGCCAAGCGTTTTGATACCACCGTGGCAGAGCTGACCAAAAACAACCAGCTCGCCTCAAGCCAGTTGCGCATTGGTCAGGTATTGCGTATTGGCCAGGCCGGTGATGTGTCGCAGTCCGAACACCCGGATTCTGAAGAGTTGATGATGGCCTTTGCGCAAGCGCGTCAATCCAACGCCCAGCCAACGCACATCGTAAAAAGTGGTGACAGCCTCTGGAAAATTGCCAGAAGCCACAACATTACCGTTAAACAATTGGAACAGCACAACAAACTGAAGCCTGGTTCTTCGCTGAAACCCGGCCAGCGTTTGCTGGTACCAACCACGTCACTGGC includes:
- a CDS encoding cytochrome c-type biogenesis protein translates to MSGVFFRAAILLFSGLLALTAQAAIDVYEFDNDVQRARYQNFIDELRCPKCQNQNLSGSDSPIATDLRRELHELITDGRSDKEIVDFMVERYGEYILYKPRLTASTFLLWFGPLFLVVAAIIILIVIVRQRRQVALVEGPAKPLSAKEQERLAVLLQQPEATSDTDTETKEPR
- the msrA gene encoding peptide-methionine (S)-S-oxide reductase MsrA; amino-acid sequence: MFFNDKSVMPDASNALRGRNEAMKIHNQHAVNHAPLQPPFPAGLQQVLFGLGCFWGAERRFWQQPGVYTTAVGYAAGFTPNPWYEEVCTGRTGHNEVVLVVFDPGITSFTQLLKVFWEAHDPTQGMRQGNDRGTQYRSGIYTFSDSQQAEAVASRDQYQQALSAAGLGEITTEILPAPAFYYAEVEHQQYLHKNPGGYCGLRGTGALLPNVLNPGITPSC
- the sohB gene encoding protease SohB, yielding MEFLANYGLFFAKAVTVVIAFGAIVIMIVSASGRGRKADKGHIEVNHLNEKFEEMRDSLQAALLDPEALKLHDKAEKKRLKAERAEQKKKAKQNQEQVAASTDADKAEDIAGAAQKKRVFVLDFVGDIKASECDNLREEINAVLTLATPADEVVVKVESGGGMVHSYGLASSQLARFTDRKIPLTVCVDKVAASGGYMMACVADKILAAPFAVLGSIGVVAQLPNFHKLLKKNDIDYEMFTAGEYKRTVTMLGENTPKAKEKFKEDIEDTHELFKEFVSSHRPAVDIEKVATGEVWFGKRALEVALVDEIKTSDEYLLTLSETANIYEVEFTVKKSIQEKFGLAAQSAADRLLMTWWERLNLQRWF
- a CDS encoding cation/multidrug efflux pump, whose protein sequence is MLYTFIALIVLVPALFIAYKALRLLFRDTWFAAWLKGTVGIALLAVSVFIGLIAWDLLGYSQALKEQNVATLTFTQIEPQHFEVKLVDAKGNEQHYKLRGDQWQLDARLVKFKGYLARFGAHPGYRLERLSGRYYRLDQELSAERTVYQLGDSLYGVDAWRWVNEHPDWLPVVDAVYGSATYLPLADKAAYEVSLSHTGLLARPLNAAAEAAVNRWQ
- the nudC gene encoding NAD(+) diphosphatase, producing MTFVAGVEPLIISGEALFIPVLDNLLLCLAGAGWRPLEQHELAASEPVVLEQHFLGYLDQKACWVVDVARAGQAEGFEWHSLRSQLGLVSEEMFLLAGRALQISRWYGDHQFCGRCGRPTTTDPQERAKVCHACNLSFYPRLSPCIITLITRGDECLLARHARASRPVFSALAGFVEVGERPEDTVHREVREEVGIEIQAVQYFASQPWPFPGQLMLGFTGEYLSGDILVDGVEIMEAHWFRYDGLPAIPSAATLSGQLIANFIQQRQGLART
- a CDS encoding pilus assembly protein is translated as MSSNETLNLASLKMVQDELVATIEQSAQRLEQYTHDRSNEQLLQDCMDGIRQIRGTLNLIQLKGIDLLADELLEHISAMAADPDKANERNLDLLGSAFFVLPRYLEYCSQTSRSMAMLLIPAINDLRIARRATHLPESHFYGFEPLSPEPSGSPSAVLQSAELPELVRRLRHMYQTGLLKLLQGARVAPTLTMMIRALERLSRITEGARLQTLWQMAGLTLTVVRDQDMRISRSRKLLFSTIDREIKRFQFEGKAVAGRPVESELLREMLYILSLSRSELPEVINELKTFGAPVTRYSEKELVREMESLQGPSANTMTSMAGVLTDELRNVKNILERAAQGGPELIRETPELDEILKKVADILGMIGLTSPADALRLEMSRLNDWRQDTRVITNDDLSVFADTLLYVECAISGLGKTTLSDEKLHAINNASRDEVIASSHLAEAEMLVIEEAESGLAMVKRALAAFVESNFDKGHIRNIVGTLDTVRGGMFVLGLPRATAVAAACLQFIDECLLQNDQPASVQHLLETFADAIISLEYYLDSIKLDKQADTSVLQIAEESLQALGYAVH
- the dnaQ gene encoding DNA polymerase III subunit epsilon, translated to MRQIVLDTETTGLEPALGHRIIEIGGVELFNRRLTGRHYHQYINPEREIDAGAIEVHGITNNMLADKPVFSRIVDDFLNFIGDAELVIHNAPFDIGFIDAELKRLNPQAASLRTRCPVVDTLALARGKHPGQKNNLDALCKRYGVDNSQRELHGALLDAEILADVYLLMTGGQTSLLLGGNQDKDGGDNNSGAGIRRLNVNRARLPVIQATAAELEAHQEKLAQIQKSSGGQCVWLADTPQ
- the rnhA gene encoding ribonuclease HI; this encodes MKKVELFTDGACRGNPGPGGWGALLRFGEIEKSLYGGERETTNNRMELMAAIEGLAAIKESCEVVLTTDSQYVRKGITEWLAGWKRNGWRTAARAPVKNADLWQRLDEQNQRHKVEWHWVKGHSGHRENQIADDLANRGIDELKGR
- a CDS encoding class I SAM-dependent methyltransferase; the encoded protein is MPDKDKFHWKGFLPENSPVKPAEDTIPEMIEWFSGTLGKELLADEQQQLNEALQCLFGYFLLELGLDPAFGASASSRISHCFSLHPLVDAVAQKPSAQADFHHLPLPDSTIDVAVLHHVLDFSPNPHQLLRESARLIIPRGHLVIIGFNPRSFMGLTRWVMQFFSKRSIWQRQSLHLDRVLDWLKLLDFEPVAIESGFFRPPVHSPGMLKHLHWLERWGKKLRLLTGSYYLIVARKDIAGVTPLLKPAWKKYNAVGVSPGVIRIISRCEKSSMLPAVYRQMFKPGCPRD
- the gloB gene encoding hydroxyacylglutathione hydrolase; the encoded protein is MSKIYRVPALDTNYIWIIQPDTAHDHVWIIDPGESEPVLRLLAQLNLKPVALLITHHHKDHTGGIAGILDTYNVPVYGPESERIPQITHYLHDGDSFHIEHLAVDVMATPGHTLDSHSYLVHADAGPNWLFCGDALFSGGCGRVFEGTAAQGLASLRRLTVLDDSTLLYCGHEYTRQNLIFARHVEPDNEMAGQRLDNIDRQIATEGASLPSSIGLEKQINPYLRLHSATLQRSIEHHFGEKISDEVALFAHLRRWKDHF
- a CDS encoding lytic transglycosylase, which translates into the protein MKKLILIPVSLLSVVLASGCAIQSSHPDPVDGFVSLDEAIAPKKKKKAPLQKKIDEQIAQATDTTPDIWQRISSGYGFPKVDDSRLQNHLRWFSNNQQYIDRFTERSELYIHYVVSELEANNMPLELALLPIIESSYNPFAYSTHHAAGIWQFVPGTAKSFGLEKNNWYDGRRDIVASTDAAIRYLQYLNNLFDGDWLLAIAAYNAGEGTIRRAIEKNASEGKATDFWSLPLPPQTQAYVPQLVALSRIIAKPERYDLKLGSIPDDPYFVPVDINRQVNLAQLARLSETDAQELQQLNAGYSRWLTNPSGPHQILVPVSTADSFIQHIETLPATKSGFYKEYKVVSGDTLGAIAKRFDTTVAELTKNNQLASSQLRIGQVLRIGQAGDVSQSEHPDSEELMMAFAQARQSNAQPTHIVKSGDSLWKIARSHNITVKQLEQHNKLKPGSSLKPGQRLLVPTTSLAARHQLRPTDDPEKMSYRIQSGDTLSNIAARFKVSTQDILQWNSVKDASYIHPGQTLTLIMKGGL